The genomic interval TTTCACGGTTCGCTTCGTCAGTTCCCCATCGGGTGGGCGAGGCTTAGCTCAGCCGCATTACGCGGCACCACCTGGCGGGCTTTCTGTGTGTTCTTGTTGTACACAATCGGGCCCTTGAGGTTCACGGTTACGGTTTCATCAGAGTGATACGTGGCGATATTCAGCACCACGGCATCCCCGGAGTTTTCTAGCCCAATCAGGGCTACGTCTTCATCGGCCAACTCGATGTTGTAGTGTTCAACCACGTAGCCGGGGGGGATGACTAGAAATGACTGGTCGGCATCCTTGCCCCTAAGCCACTGGTACGGCGCTAACTCGGGGTCTGTAATCAGCTCAAAATCTTTATTGAGCTCAAACCCGAGCAGTCCAGAGGCGAAGTACAGGTCCACCCCACTAATCTCGGCGCTGGCTTCCGCCTGGGGTGCGACCTCTATACTTTTATTTTCAATCGTCAACATAGCGACAGTTGTTTTCGGAGGTAACAAAGCAATGCCCGTGCCAACTTTGTGGATAAGTCGATCAACCCACAAAAAAGCTAGTTTTCCAGGAAAACAAATAAAAACACCCGAATAAAAGCTTTAAAATGCGAAATAATCAGAAAAAGTCAGAAAAATGGCCAAAATTACCCCAGCCATTTTTACC from Limisphaerales bacterium carries:
- a CDS encoding flagellar assembly protein FliW; the encoded protein is MLTIENKSIEVAPQAEASAEISGVDLYFASGLLGFELNKDFELITDPELAPYQWLRGKDADQSFLVIPPGYVVEHYNIELADEDVALIGLENSGDAVVLNIATYHSDETVTVNLKGPIVYNKNTQKARQVVPRNAAELSLAHPMGN